The Cellulosimicrobium cellulans genome contains the following window.
CTCGCGGCGGCGCCGTCCCGCAGCGTGTCGAGGTCGTCCAGGTCGCCCCGCAGGGGAGCGGCACCCGCGGCCTCGACCGCGGCGGCGGAGGCGTCCGAGCGGGCGAGCCCGACGACCTCGTGGCCCGCGGCGACCAGCCTGGGCAGGAGGGCGGTCCCGACGAAGCCGGACGCGCCCGTGACGAAGACCTTCATGGTGGTTCCTCCACGTGATGTCAGTGACAGACATGAGCCTACACCCTGCGATGTCAGCGGCTGACATCGACTAGGCTGGGGCCGTGGCACGCTGGGAACCGGACACGCGCGGGCGCCTGATGGCCGCCGCGATGGAGCTGTTCGCCGAGGCGGGATACGACGGTGTGACGGCGGCCCAGATCGCCGCGCGCGCAGGGCTGACCGAACGCACCTTCTTCCGGTACTTCGCCGACAAGCGGGACGTGCTGTTCCAGGGGGGCGAGGCGTTGGGACGCACGATGTCGGCCGCGGTCGACGAGGCGCCGGCTCCCGCCACGGCGTACGACGCCATCCGTGCCGCGCTCGTCGCGGGGGCGCAGGTGCTGCAGGTCGACCCGGCGAGGTTTCGCGTGCGCGACGCGATCGTGACGAGCCACGCGGACCTCCGCGAGCGGGAGCTCACGAAGCACGCGGCCCTCGCCGACTCGCTCGCCGAGGCGCTGGTGGGGCGCGGCGAGACGCCGGAGAGGGCGGAGCTCGCGGCGCAGGCCGCGATGGCGGCGTTCAAGGTGGCGTGCGCGCGGTGGCTCGCGGGCGGCCAGTCGGAGGATCTCCGCGCGGTCGTCGGGGCCACGCTGGACGATCTCAGCGACCTCGCCGCCTGACGGGCCAGGTCGTCGAGGGTGTGCGACGCCGTCGGGCCCGGCGGTTTGGTCTCGCGGCGACGCCCTTGTACCCTGGGCGACGCAGGCTCTCCGCCGAGCCTGCGAGGAGACGTCGCATAGTCAGGTCTAGTGCGCCACCCTGCTAAGGTGGTAACGGAGCAATCCGTTCGAGGGTTCAAATCCCTCCGTCTCCGCTCAGGAAGGTCCCGGCTGCGAAGAGCCCGGGGCCTTTTCTGTTGCCCGGCACCGTGCCGTCGCCGCCCACGGGTCCCAGGATCCGTGGGCGGCGACGACGCCGGGCAGGTTACGCGCTGCCCGACGTCGCGAGCGCGGACCGCACCACGAACCGGGACGCCCCGGCCCCGGCGAGCACGAGGGCCGACGCGGCCGCGACGCACAGCAGGAACTGCACGACGACCCCGACGTTCGCGAACGCGTTGAGCCCGATCACGGGGACCATGAACAGCAGCGCCGCGAACGTCGCCACGCCGACGCTCACGACGAGCGGGACGAGCGTCTCGCGGAACCGCGCCTGGTCGAGCGTGCGCAGGTCCGTCCCGGACAGGACGAGCGTGCGGTACTCGTTGCGCTGGTCGATGACGCGGCCTGCCTGCATGACGCCGGTCGAGACCGCGGCGAGGACGCCCGCGATGGCGAGGGTGAGGAACCCGCCGGTCTTCATGTCGGTGAGGTACTGCACCTCGTCCGGGTCCGCGCCCATGCCCGGCTCCAGGAGCGCGAAGATGCTCGTCAGCCCGGCGATGAACGTCGCGAGCGCGACGCCGCCGACGGAGCGCCACGCAGTCTTCGGGTTGTCGACGATCCGCCGGCCCGCAAGCAGCGTCGGCACGCGCCGAGCGCCGCCGGCGGTCATCTTGCCGACGAGCCAGATGACGAACGG
Protein-coding sequences here:
- a CDS encoding TetR family transcriptional regulator, translated to MARWEPDTRGRLMAAAMELFAEAGYDGVTAAQIAARAGLTERTFFRYFADKRDVLFQGGEALGRTMSAAVDEAPAPATAYDAIRAALVAGAQVLQVDPARFRVRDAIVTSHADLRERELTKHAALADSLAEALVGRGETPERAELAAQAAMAAFKVACARWLAGGQSEDLRAVVGATLDDLSDLAA